The sequence CGAATGGCTGTAATGTTGCAATTTGGGCACTAATATCACTGACTTCTTTTTTAATGACATCCAGAGTTTCCTTTTTAAATACAGATTAAATTGGTCCGCAGTGTTTGATTTTTCCAAATAGCCTTTGAATGCTAAACAATCTTCATTGCATGTCTAAGGTGCCGTATTTTGATCACCGGCCCTGAGGAGTCTGTGGGGTCCGTAGTCAAAACCTAAACTCGAATTCTCTGCTACGCTTATATGAAATTTCATGTCAATGTCGGAGCCGGTTAGAAATggcaaatttatttccaaaatattttcacTGTGCAAAGGTTAAAAATGCCTGATTACGTATTACCTTTTCTACAAATGTCACCACTGCGAATCTATGTCAAAGTACTCACTATAcaggaaaattaaataaatcttcAAAAGTTAATGTAAcaaagaaaactttaaataaatttaaaaagataattaatcaaaagtgaattaaaaaaatcaacataagTGAATAAAATAATGAGTGAACTAAGGAccacaatatatttaatacaaaacttaaatttaagtattttcaatgacaaaattaatcaaacttttatctaatttttaatagattttgcagaaatagaaaataaaaaagaacaaataaaaaaatctttcaagATTTCAACGAATACTAGCCCTGGATTTCCAACaacttttgcttcaaaaataataatttaccaaCACTGTGATTTAAAAAACTGTCAAAGaattatttcaacaaaataaaaaaatattgaaaaaatgaattggtTTCTGCTGCTTTTAATtctaaaacttttaaacatcAATTGGGCGGCACCCATAGATCTGTTGGAGGCCAACGATGATTTACAGCAGGATAAAGAGATTCTAGACAATCTCATTAATAAAGGTTTTAGTGTGGCTGATGAAGCAAACAATCTATTTAAAACAACGGAGGATATAATCAACAGCACGGAGAACGCTTACAATTTTACAGCTTTAAGTGAAAGCCTTAAAGAAAATGTTCAACAAATTTCACAAGATTTACACAACTTTACGGTGGGTTTTGAAAGAGAAGTAGAAGTAAATCATGAAAAGCCAACAACCGAACAAACTGTGGAAATAACTACAATAAATCAGGAAAATGGAGATCAAGTTGCTGCAATTATTAACTCTGATATGCCAGTTGCTCAGGAAGAAACTAAACAAGAAGAGATTGCCACGAGCTCCCAAAGACTAGTGGAAAATACTACTGAACATTTGGAAAAACTCATGCAAGATCTTAACAATGTGCCAGTTGCTCAGGAAGAAACTAAAGAAGAAGAGGTTACCATGACCTCCCAAAACCAAGAGGAGAGTTCTACAGAACATGTGGAACAAGTCTTGCTAGATCTTACAAATTCCAGTAGTGACAATGTGCAGCCAACAGTTGCAGAATCTAGAAGCAatccagaaaatattttatctattaGCACAACAGAAAATGAATCAGCAGTTACTGAGAATATTTCCAACATGAAATCTTCAACTGAAAGCGATACTTTTACAGATCACATTGTCACTCCAGCTGATGAGGAAACCATGAAGGAGTTAGTGGaaataactgaaaataaaactgtCGAAGTATCAGAAAATAAACCGGAACAAAACTTTGATTTCACAACAACTTCAAGTGCTGCTAATACAGAACAAGTTTCCCAATATTCCGAAAACATTTCAGAACAAACCACTCAAGATTCAAAACCAGAAACTTCTACTTCAAATACCCAGTcgattgttgaaaatatttcagagcaaaCCACTCAAGATTCAAAACCAGTAACTGCTATTTCAAATACCCAGTCGATTGtagaaaatttatatgaaaatgtggAAAATCTCTACAATCAATCTGAGAAATTAATTAACAATGTACTAGACAAAGCTACAGAAACAACTGCTCAAGAAGAACTTGCAACAAATACAGCCAGTAACCAAGACTCCACAACCTTTAATAATTTGGAAGAATCCTTAGCTCCCGTAACACAGGAAAATATAATTGAAGAGATGTCTTCAGTAGCTATTGATAATGTTACAGAGCACACCCCAGAAAATTTTGATCTTGTCTTGAATTCCAACAACCATGATGTTGCTAAAGAAACTACAATAGTAGAAGAGACAACAGTTTTTAATCCGGAAGAAACTTCCAATGAAACTTCCGCCCTCAAGCAAACTGTTGATGAATTTATAAATCAAGTTGCAGATATTGGTAGTAGCATAGGAAAGGCTGCAGAAGAATTAAGAATCGATGCTTCAATGATGCACGCAGCAGCGGAGAATTTCAGTAACCCAGATATGCCAATCATCAACCAGGAAAATATGAACGAAACAGAAGTACCAACAGTTGCTGTTGAAGATAATTCTGACAAGGCTCCAAGTTTTAAACAAGCTGTAGATTCCTTTATTGAAGATGTTGTGGAAATTGGTAGTAAATTGGGCTTGATTCCAGAGGAAACACCAAACGAACAAATTACAACAACTCCAGAGTCTTTGGGAGAGAATGTAAGTACGGAAACTTCTACTGCTGCTGAGGAGAAAGAAGATTCGAAACTTCAAGAAGTTGAAAGCTCTACCCTCATTTCAAATTTCGAACAGTCTTTAGATTCTCTTGTGGGAAAACTCGATGAAGTTGCTGGAAATTTGGATTCAAATAAAACAGATTTGTCTATGGCTCAAACAGAAGACAAAGTTGAAGAAATTGTTACTACTACTCCATCTTCTATGGAGAATTTAAATGAGAAACAGGAAACTAATACTGAAGCAGTTCAAAATACTGAAAATTCCAACTTTGGTCATTCTGTAGAGACCTTAATAGGAGCAGCTTCTGAATTTGGCAGCAACTTCGGTAAAGCGATCACTGGTTTATTTACTGTTAGCGAAAATAAGCCAGAATCAGCCACCGAAAGCCCCAATGACATGATAAAGGAAACTACTACTCAAGAAGAGCAAaacaaattagaaaattctgaaatttccaGCACCCACAGTCCATTGGAAATTTCTCAAGAAGACTCTACAAATTTCTGGATGGTAGATCATGAAAATAATGAAGTTTCTTCCACAACTTCTACACCAAATGAAAGTTTCCAATATTCTACTGAAGGAATGATGAAAATCTTGGAAGAAAATCATGAAGATAAACATATTGTTCAACAGGAAGGTGAAGACTTAACTAGCCAAGTTCAACAAGAGAACCTAGAGAACTTGAAACCTAAGGAGGAAGTGCATCTAGGCGAATATGCTGAATATATACCAGTAGCTGTAATTACAAGTCCTGAAGGTGATAACGAAACTTCAAAACCAATACAGCAAGCTGAAATCTCACAACAATTGGAAACAATTATCTTAAATAAGGAAACAAAAGTTACAGAACCGGAAGTGCAAGCCACGCAAGGTGAGGAAATAGTAATCAAAAACGAAGAACTAGCCACAAGAAATGTGGCAAACGAGAACGAAACATCTTCCACCACTGAAAGTCTTAATGATAACATAACTGCCGCAAAAGATTCAGAAGCATATACTACATTACCTGCCATACTAGAAGAAACTAGCACCACCACTGCTCCTGCTACCATTGAGGAAACTACCAATCCCCTAACTAAGTTTGAAAATACCATAAAAACTCTAATAGAACAAGAAAAACTCAAACATGAAGAGCAGCATTCAAACACCTTAGAAACCACACAACAAGAAACAACAACCTTAGCTCCCAGCACACTTACATCCTCTACACTCCAGGAAGAATTCACCACCACAACAGCTCTAGAAGAAACCACCATGCCCAAAAAGTTCGAGGAGGAACTACAAATGGCTGTTAAGGCTTTAGAGGAAACAACTCATCATCATTTCGAAGAATTCCAAAATAAT comes from Calliphora vicina chromosome 2, idCalVici1.1, whole genome shotgun sequence and encodes:
- the LOC135950416 gene encoding uncharacterized protein LOC135950416 — its product is MNWFLLLLILKLLNINWAAPIDLLEANDDLQQDKEILDNLINKGFSVADEANNLFKTTEDIINSTENAYNFTALSESLKENVQQISQDLHNFTVGFEREVEVNHEKPTTEQTVEITTINQENGDQVAAIINSDMPVAQEETKQEEIATSSQRLVENTTEHLEKLMQDLNNVPVAQEETKEEEVTMTSQNQEESSTEHVEQVLLDLTNSSSDNVQPTVAESRSNPENILSISTTENESAVTENISNMKSSTESDTFTDHIVTPADEETMKELVEITENKTVEVSENKPEQNFDFTTTSSAANTEQVSQYSENISEQTTQDSKPETSTSNTQSIVENISEQTTQDSKPVTAISNTQSIVENLYENVENLYNQSEKLINNVLDKATETTAQEELATNTASNQDSTTFNNLEESLAPVTQENIIEEMSSVAIDNVTEHTPENFDLVLNSNNHDVAKETTIVEETTVFNPEETSNETSALKQTVDEFINQVADIGSSIGKAAEELRIDASMMHAAAENFSNPDMPIINQENMNETEVPTVAVEDNSDKAPSFKQAVDSFIEDVVEIGSKLGLIPEETPNEQITTTPESLGENVSTETSTAAEEKEDSKLQEVESSTLISNFEQSLDSLVGKLDEVAGNLDSNKTDLSMAQTEDKVEEIVTTTPSSMENLNEKQETNTEAVQNTENSNFGHSVETLIGAASEFGSNFGKAITGLFTVSENKPESATESPNDMIKETTTQEEQNKLENSEISSTHSPLEISQEDSTNFWMVDHENNEVSSTTSTPNESFQYSTEGMMKILEENHEDKHIVQQEGEDLTSQVQQENLENLKPKEEVHLGEYAEYIPVAVITSPEGDNETSKPIQQAEISQQLETIILNKETKVTEPEVQATQGEEIVIKNEELATRNVANENETSSTTESLNDNITAAKDSEAYTTLPAILEETSTTTAPATIEETTNPLTKFENTIKTLIEQEKLKHEEQHSNTLETTQQETTTLAPSTLTSSTLQEEFTTTTALEETTMPKKFEEELQMAVKALEETTHHHFEEFQNNLKQAFKKFTVWGAEHERSEETTTMFKNNLNEAVTTQQPLAEQPTTMMPEQETSQDSINVVMEDSYKTEEPHRSGVINQNFVDKFADNYQETSEVATTEMSMKKESFTKSEETTETPIAMTTMLPAVEEEQFELKKNENFVEATTRHNDVKEDLLATAENFVVNESTSETQEATTEYTTESSITPLLNRVPLEKDINSISLTLDNESNTVAAAQESTTQQLESESLKEKHLESTQTIQTTESMEEINTLPTPESSQQEMVTFIEHSETNTATQQQQQQQQEPKEDEDSSATSQTQEPLTQASFMEEQQQQIDSTTEHDAQTQTAATSGQTATTTTIDEDTLEQQTTETEIQYSTTVVEEDEMTMTTTSVEPPTTTIPLTPAEPEARSLSLPPPKLEYLQNEDGVEVFYGYSIVKHN